The segment GTCCGCACCTTGAGTACGGTTTCGCAGGCTTGAGCCAGTTCAGGTGTCGAAAGAGGTGAAAAGTCTCGCCCTGGATGAAGGGCGATTAGGTGAGAAAGATGTCGGTGGGTAACCTCGTAGCCATCCCAATCCTCCGGCCACTCCTGGAGATGTCCCTGTGAATTGATTTTCTGCGGACACAGTTTCGGAATGAATTCGCGCAAGGTTTGGCGGAACTCTGGGTCTCGATCCAAAAGGATGGATGCTTCGATACAATCGGTGAACAGGCCTACCAGCAGTTGTTGATCATAACTCGCCCCCCAAGCCTGCTTGTTAAGCTTTCCATACGCTTCCTCCAGAAAAAAGTTCTCTGGCGACCAAGTGGGATAGACCACCAACGTGCCATCCTTCCAGGGAGCAAGATGTTCAATGAAAAACTCTGCAGCTCCTTTGAGAACCGGATAGACGTCTTCGAGATATGCTTGATCCTTGTTGAAGGCATAGTGTTCAAATAGATGTTGAGCCAACCAGTGGCCGCCCTGCTGAAGTCGGCGCCCATGTGGATTCTGAGCAGTGAAACCAAAAATGTTTCCATTTAAGCCTGCCGTCCACCCCTTCTTCACGCCAAAGGTTCCCCACGCGGTATGCCTACCGGATTCCGCGAGCACCTTTGTCCACTCAACAAACGGCGTGAAACTCTCGGGAAGGTTTGCCGTTTCGACCATCCAGTAGTTCATCTGGACGTTGATATCGTTATGGTAGTCGCTGTTCCAGGGTGGAATCAGCATCGAACTCCAAAGCCCTTGCAAGTTGGAAGGTACGGGAGCATCTCGCGATGAGCAGATCTGCAGGTAACGCGAATAATCGAAGTAGAGCTTTTGCACTTCCTTCGGGTCACCCTGTTTGACGAGCCTATCCGTTGGCAGCCCCGATGGCGTGATACCGAGATCGAGTGGAACACGGCGCATTAGCGACTGGACGTCCGAGACATGATTGGTCTTCAGAACCGTGTAGCCTAGCTCTTCCGCCTGCTGTAGAGCGTGAAGCGTATCGCCTTCAAAATCGCGTCCCTTGAATTTCGGGTATTCCGGCAGAAAATCTGTATGGCCAGCGACAGACAGCACCACTTCAGTCGCTCCGGTGATTTGCAACGTGCCGTTTGATTTGGCTTCCACCTCGCCATCGCTGGAGACAACCCGAACGCCTTGCATAAACGCCATGTCGTCTTGATCCATGTCGGCAAATCCGCGCAGCTGAATCTCATGACCTTGGGATTCAATCGTGTTCTTTTTGTGAGGCGTTCGGGCTTGGAGCACCAAGTCCATTTTCCCACCGTCAGCCGAAAAG is part of the Novipirellula aureliae genome and harbors:
- a CDS encoding glycoside hydrolase family 95 protein, with the translated sequence MKIRESLKGLITILLIALSSSRPGLAEDRSVMHYDHPISEDLKRLDHSVPRSPINARFMGEALPLGNGRFGAIFSGHVDSEYLVFNDITLWMNSTRGASEFKQSGSPADGKDYLEMVRTACREGKFGTGEGSIESLGTEYLATKQRLGNFAPFADLEIRTGHDSNAVEDYDRALDLATGVASVRYRIGDVTYSREYFCSHPQDVFVARFSADGGKMDLVLQARTPHKKNTIESQGHEIQLRGFADMDQDDMAFMQGVRVVSSDGEVEAKSNGTLQITGATEVVLSVAGHTDFLPEYPKFKGRDFEGDTLHALQQAEELGYTVLKTNHVSDVQSLMRRVPLDLGITPSGLPTDRLVKQGDPKEVQKLYFDYSRYLQICSSRDAPVPSNLQGLWSSMLIPPWNSDYHNDINVQMNYWMVETANLPESFTPFVEWTKVLAESGRHTAWGTFGVKKGWTAGLNGNIFGFTAQNPHGRRLQQGGHWLAQHLFEHYAFNKDQAYLEDVYPVLKGAAEFFIEHLAPWKDGTLVVYPTWSPENFFLEEAYGKLNKQAWGASYDQQLLVGLFTDCIEASILLDRDPEFRQTLREFIPKLCPQKINSQGHLQEWPEDWDGYEVTHRHLSHLIALHPGRDFSPLSTPELAQACETVLKVRTGTGGWKGAWRAACWARLRNGDEALKYYNDLAFGTPNPNLLNGSRFQIDGNLGGGAVIPEMLLQSHLRSIDPQADTIAAAAYVPYRKDPKQPNHFVAVTPPDRLVGAPYILDLLPALPSAWPKGSVKGLRARGGFEVDMEWDNGQLLKATIHATRNGTFRVYSNGKLSETIAMKKGDSRIWE